From one Gemmatimonadota bacterium genomic stretch:
- the ruvX gene encoding Holliday junction resolvase RuvX — protein sequence MTRILAVDFGRRRIGLAVCDELQISVRGLPTLKVRNFNDSVAQVAQVTEDEAVGEVVIGLPLNMDGSCGEMASAVENFASQLAVLCNMPVRTFDERLSSAGAKRELQAMQTKKRKGEIDRMAAVLILETYLQHKGK from the coding sequence ATGACGCGGATTTTAGCCGTTGATTTTGGGAGGCGCCGCATTGGTCTTGCGGTATGCGACGAATTGCAAATATCTGTCCGTGGATTGCCCACACTCAAAGTCCGCAATTTCAATGATAGTGTCGCGCAGGTCGCGCAGGTCACAGAAGACGAGGCTGTTGGGGAAGTGGTTATTGGCTTGCCCTTAAACATGGATGGCAGTTGTGGAGAAATGGCGAGCGCTGTAGAAAATTTCGCTTCCCAACTCGCTGTTTTGTGTAATATGCCCGTTCGCACGTTTGATGAACGGCTTTCATCGGCGGGTGCAAAACGCGAGTTACAGGCCATGCAGACTAAAAAACGCAAAGGTGAAATAGATCGCATGGCTGCCGTATTAATCCTCGAAACCTATTTACAACACAAAGGAAAATAG
- the mltG gene encoding endolytic transglycosylase MltG, whose translation MKRFLFILSIVPIVCILVACTGIFIFNRPTGVGKKEVEIRPGATVKQISHQLYGKRLIHSPRLLQFLAQLNGSSRRLKAGIHPFDGQMTTWEILLELERSRDVTQDVTVLEGLEKKQVAAILSEKLKLDQNKLLLLMNSAAFCKTLSVQAKDLEGYLFPETYNFPTTASEQQVLRRMVEHCQAVFEERLQRRADELEMSIHEVITLASIIEGETSWDSERDTIAAVYHNRLKKGMRLQADPTVQYALPGEPRRLFYKDYDFDSPYNTYRHAGLPPGPINSPGRASIEAALFPADVNYLYFVATGAGGHVFTRTLQEHVAAKKRTASARENTWQKKKLVTGD comes from the coding sequence ATGAAACGGTTTCTCTTTATTTTGAGCATTGTGCCAATTGTGTGCATTTTGGTTGCTTGCACGGGGATTTTTATTTTTAATCGGCCAACGGGAGTGGGGAAGAAAGAGGTCGAGATTCGACCTGGAGCAACCGTTAAACAAATCAGTCATCAACTCTATGGGAAGCGCCTGATCCACAGCCCGCGACTGCTGCAGTTTCTCGCGCAACTCAATGGGAGCAGTCGCCGCCTGAAGGCTGGCATTCATCCTTTCGACGGTCAGATGACGACCTGGGAGATTTTGCTCGAGTTGGAGCGTTCACGCGATGTCACGCAAGATGTTACGGTCCTCGAAGGTTTAGAAAAAAAACAAGTTGCGGCGATCTTATCTGAAAAATTAAAACTCGACCAGAATAAATTGCTGTTGTTAATGAACAGTGCCGCTTTTTGCAAAACCCTTTCCGTGCAGGCCAAAGATCTGGAAGGCTATTTATTTCCCGAAACCTATAATTTTCCGACAACAGCATCAGAACAACAGGTTTTGCGCAGGATGGTTGAGCACTGTCAGGCTGTTTTTGAAGAACGGCTTCAGAGACGCGCAGATGAACTCGAAATGAGTATTCACGAGGTGATCACCCTCGCATCTATTATCGAAGGGGAAACCAGTTGGGATTCCGAGCGAGATACGATTGCGGCAGTCTATCACAATCGTCTGAAAAAAGGCATGCGTCTGCAAGCCGATCCCACGGTGCAATATGCTCTTCCCGGTGAACCTCGACGACTTTTTTACAAGGATTATGACTTCGATTCTCCCTATAATACTTATCGCCATGCGGGATTGCCACCCGGGCCGATTAACAGTCCTGGACGTGCGTCTATCGAGGCTGCACTTTTTCCCGCGGATGTCAATTATTTGTATTTTGTCGCTACCGGCGCAGGCGGTCATGTTTTTACACGAACCTTGCAAGAGCATGTAGCTGCAAAAAAGAGAACCGCTTCTGCACGAGAAAATACCTGGCAAAAAAAGAAACTGGTAACAGGGGATTAG